TAGAAGTTCAGACTGACGCAGGGAAGCAGCGCAATCGGGCCGTCCAGGGTGCGCATGACATAGGACAGCTTGATCTTTTTGGGGGATTCTTTGAAGAAATAGCCGCCCCCCTTTCCTTTCTTACTATCCAGAACACCCGCATTCTTGAGTTCCAACAGGATGTTCTCCAGGAATTTCAGGGGAATCTTTTTCTTTTTGGCGATCTCGGCGATCAGCACGGGTTCATTTTCCTCTTTTTTGGCGAGGTACATCAGGGCCTGAAAGGCGTATTGCGTTTTCTTGGATAACATGTGTTCGTACGATAACGGACAAAGGTATGTAAATTTAGTGGGATTTTAGATGCCCAACACATCCTGCATGGTATATATGCCTTTCTTGCCGTATATGTACTCCGCCGCCAGCAGGGCGCCTAAGGCAAACCCCTTCCGGTTATGGGCGGTATGGATCAGCTCGATGTCGTCGATATCGGAGGTATAGCGCACCTTGTGTGTCCCGGGGGCGGGGTCGACCCGTTCGCTGACAATTTCCAGTTCCTCCGGGTGGTCGCTAAGGTGGTTGACCCAATCCTTTTTCCGGTCCAGGGACCCGATGATCCCCTCCGCGAGGGTAATGGCGGTCCCGCTGGGGGAATCCCTTTTGGCGGTATGGTGGATCTCGGTGACGCTGACCGCGTATTCCGGGTGGGTGTTCATCAGGGCCGCCAGGCGTTTGTTGAGGGCAAAAAAGATGTTCACCCCCACGCTGAAGTTGCTGGATGCCAACAGGGTGCCCTGGGTCGCCTCGCAGACCTTTTTGACCTGCGCCCATTTCTTGAGCCAGCCGGTGGAACCGACGACGACCGGGATGCCGGCGTCCAGGCAAAGAAGGATGTTGTCAACGGCGCTGTCGGGGCCGGTGAATTCGATGGCGACGTCGGCCTCGCGCAGTTGCTCCGCCGTCAGACCGGGGCGGTTGTGTTCGTCAATCTTCAGGACGGCTTCGTGTCCGCGGGGGGGCATGAGGTCTTCGATGGCCTTACCCATTTTACCATAGCCTATGAGTGCGATCTTCATGGAAATGCAGGTAGCAGTTTGTGTTTCGCTTTGTGTATGTCCAGCACCAGGGACAGACCCGTGTAGCCGCTCATAAAGCCGCTCGTGGGCTGTATCCGCAGGGTGAGGTTGTCGGTGACGTCGAATTCGTGCAGGTGGGCGTCCACCGTGGCGTCGACCACGTTCAGCCCCCATACCAGCACAAAGGCCAGGACGGAATAGTCGACGTATTGCCGGTAATAATTGCGCGCATATTGGATGTCCTGGGGACTGTTGTAGCGGTAGGTGGAATCCGGGGCCCTCTTGTACCAACTGGTGTCCGTCCCGTTCATCTCCTTGTAGACCCGGCGGAAAAGGTTGTACTGGTCCAGGTTGAATTTAAATACGATGCCGCAGGCGACAAGACCGCCCCAGGCGATCGGCGCTTTCCAGTATTTGTGGTTGTAGATCTGTCCCCAGCCGGGGATGATCGCCGAACGGATGGTGGCCTTACGGGGATCCCGGTGGTGTTTCGTGGTGTACTCCGAGGTATCTTCCTGTGGCCGGGCCACCGCCACACTGTCGATCCGGACGATCTGCGCCTTGGCAACGATCGAGAGCGGCAATAGCAGGGCACACAGCACCCATGTTTTACACCTTGACATGCATTTTCTCCAGCAGGGCATTCAGTTCCTGTATGGAATAGTACTCCAGGGTCAAAGAACCGTGCCCTTTTTTGTTGTGATTGAGTTTTGCTTTCGTCCCAAAATGGGAAGCTAAGTTATCCTCTATCTTTTTAAATGCAGCAGGGAGGGCATTTTTTGTCGCACTTTTAACAGCCGCTGTTCCAGGCCGATACAGCTTCCGGACGAGCTCTTCGGTCTGGCGTACCGACAGGTGGCGGTTTTTGATCTCACCGAATATAAAAAGCTGTTTGTCCACTTCGTCTACGTTGATCAGCGCGCGGGCATGACCCATGGTCAGCGTGCCGTTGCGGACCGCGACCTGGATGTCGGGAGGAAGCTTGAGCAGGCGGATGTAGTTCGTGACGGTGCTTCGTTCTTTCCCCATGCGTTCGGCCACCTGCTCCTGGGTGTGTTCGAGCTCCTCCATGAGGCGTTTGTAACTCAGGGCGATCTCGATGGCATTCAGGTTTTCCCGTTGCAGGTTTTCGAGCAGGGCCAGTTCCAGGAGCTCTGTGTCGTTGGCCTGGCGGATATAGGCGGGGATGTCGGCCAGCCCGGCCATTTTTGCCGCCCGGAAACGGCGTTCGCCCGCTACCAGCCGGTACTTGCCGTCCGGGAGCCTGGACGCCGTAACGGGTTGGATGATGTCGTGTATGCGTATGCTGGCCGCCAGTTCCTGCAGGGCTTGCTCGTCAAAATCACGGCGGGGTTGTTTGGGGTTGATGGAAATCTGGTCCAGTGGGATCCGTAACGATACCGTGGCCGCCTCCACTGCCGAACTCTTCAAGGTACCCGCGGTCGTCTTCAGGTCTGCGTCAATATTTTGCAGGAGCGAACGGATGCCTTTTCCCAGGGCCTCTTTCTTGTTAGGACTTGTCATGCTGTACTTCTGTCAGGACTCTGTCTTCCTGTTTTATTTTGGTAAGGTTGTTCTTTTGCAGGATCTCCTTGGCCAGGTTGAGGTAATTGAGGGTCCCCTTGGACTCCGCGTCATACAGGATGACCGGTTTGCCAAAGCTGGGGGCTTCGCTGAGCCGGGTATTGCGGTGGACGATGGATTCGAAGACGAGTTCTTCGAAGTGCCGCCGGACCTCGCTGACCACCTGGTTGCACAGCCGCAGACGGCCGTCGTACATGGTCATGAGGATCCCCTCGATGGCCAGGTCGGTGTTCAACCGGTTCTGGACGATCTTGATCGTATTGAGCAGCTTACCCAGGCCTTCCAGGGCGAAAAACTCGCACTGTACCGGGACGATCACGCTGTCGGACGCGGTCAGCGCGTTGACCGTGATCAACCCCAGGGAAGGAGAGCAGTCGATGATGATGATGTCGTATTCATCCTTGATGGGCTCCAGGATCCCTTTCAGGACGGTTTCCCGTTGCGGGTGGTTGATCATTTCGATCTCGGCCCCGACCAGGTCGATATGGGAAGGCACCACGTCCAGGTACTGGATGTCGCTCCGGAGGATGACGTCCTTGACCTTTGTCTCGTTGACCATGCAATCATACAGGCTCTGGGTGATGTTGTGCAGGTCAAAACCCACACCGGTGGTGCTGTTGGCCTGGGGGTCGGCGTCGACCAGCAGGGTTTTGTATTCCAACACGGCAAAACTGGCGGCCAGGTTGATCGCGGTGGTTGTTTTCCCCACGCCCCCTTTTTGATTGGCTATTCCGATGATTCTTCCCATGGTGCTAGAGTTTTATGGTCTGTCCTATGGCCGGCAGCTCCAGGGCAATCCCGCCCTTGGAAAAGGTCGACCTGGCTGCGTCCTTGTCGAGTTTGATATAACCGAATGTATCGTAGTGAACCCCGACCACCTTTTTGGTCTTGACCATCTGCGCCGCCCTTACGGCGTCATCCGCACCCATCGTCAGGTCGTCGCCTATGGGCAGGACGGCAAAGTCGGGTACGACCCAGTCGGGGATGAGCTGCATGTCCAGGGTCAGGGCGGTGTCTCCGCTATAGTAAAAGTTGCCTTCGTCCGTTTTAAAGACAAATCCCACGGGGTTCCCGGCATAAGACCCGTCGGGAAAACTGCTGGAGTGCTGTGCGACGACGGTCTTGACCGTCCCGAAGTCAAAGGTCCACTTCCCCCCCGTATTCATGTGGTGGACGTTGTCGACGCCCTGGTTTTGCATCCAGGTACAGACTTCCCACACGGCCACGACCTTGGCCCCGGTACGGGTCGCGATGCCGGCGGCGTCCGCGACATGGTCCTGGTGTCCGTGGGACAGGAAAATATAGTCCGCCTCAATGGTATTGACATCCACTTTGCCCTTGGCCAGTTCGTTGTAGGTGACGAACGGGTCAAACAAAATTTTTTTTCCCTTGATCTCAACCTGAAAAGTCGCGTGTCCGAAATATGTAAGGTTCATAAGGGGCTTGCTGAAGCGCCAAAAATACGTTTTCAGGACAAAATTCGGCAACAATTCTCAGTATGTGCGTAATTTGCGATGTTTTATATGCTGTACACCGTCATTTCCGGCACCAACAGGAAAGCCAGTAACACACAAAAAATCGCCGAAGTTTACCTTGAACTCTTGAAAGAGAAGGGGATCGAGGCGCAGTTGCTGTCCCTGGTCGGGTTAAACACCCTTGAAAGGACCCCGGAACTGGAATCTGTGGAAAAAAAATACCTGATCCCGGCCGGTAAATTTATTTTTATCGTTCCCGAATACAACGGTAGTTTTCCGGGAGTCTTAAAAGCATTGATGGACAACTCGGATATCCAAAAGGCATGGTGGGGGAAAAAAGCCCTGTTGACCGGGGTATCCACCGGCAGGGCGGGGAATCTGAGGGGAATGGAACACTTGACGGGTGTTCTCCATTATTTAAAAGTATCGGTTTATTACGACAAGCTACCCATTTCCGTCGTCGACAGACTGCTCGACCAGGAGGGGAAGCTCACCGATCCGGCGACGCTGACGGTGGTAGGGAAACAATTGGATGAATTCATTGCTTTTTAGATATGCTTGGACGTTCGACCTGGATCTTGGTAGTGCTCAT
This sequence is a window from Dinghuibacter silviterrae. Protein-coding genes within it:
- a CDS encoding RrF2 family transcriptional regulator, with protein sequence MLSKKTQYAFQALMYLAKKEENEPVLIAEIAKKKKIPLKFLENILLELKNAGVLDSKKGKGGGYFFKESPKKIKLSYVMRTLDGPIALLPCVSLNFYEKCKNCDEKNCGLNGVMSAVRDSALKILEKKTVADIATED
- a CDS encoding ParB/RepB/Spo0J family partition protein — its product is MTSPNKKEALGKGIRSLLQNIDADLKTTAGTLKSSAVEAATVSLRIPLDQISINPKQPRRDFDEQALQELAASIRIHDIIQPVTASRLPDGKYRLVAGERRFRAAKMAGLADIPAYIRQANDTELLELALLENLQRENLNAIEIALSYKRLMEELEHTQEQVAERMGKERSTVTNYIRLLKLPPDIQVAVRNGTLTMGHARALINVDEVDKQLFIFGEIKNRHLSVRQTEELVRKLYRPGTAAVKSATKNALPAAFKKIEDNLASHFGTKAKLNHNKKGHGSLTLEYYSIQELNALLEKMHVKV
- a CDS encoding DUF5683 domain-containing protein, whose amino-acid sequence is MSRCKTWVLCALLLPLSIVAKAQIVRIDSVAVARPQEDTSEYTTKHHRDPRKATIRSAIIPGWGQIYNHKYWKAPIAWGGLVACGIVFKFNLDQYNLFRRVYKEMNGTDTSWYKRAPDSTYRYNSPQDIQYARNYYRQYVDYSVLAFVLVWGLNVVDATVDAHLHEFDVTDNLTLRIQPTSGFMSGYTGLSLVLDIHKAKHKLLPAFP
- a CDS encoding ParA family protein; translated protein: MGRIIGIANQKGGVGKTTTAINLAASFAVLEYKTLLVDADPQANSTTGVGFDLHNITQSLYDCMVNETKVKDVILRSDIQYLDVVPSHIDLVGAEIEMINHPQRETVLKGILEPIKDEYDIIIIDCSPSLGLITVNALTASDSVIVPVQCEFFALEGLGKLLNTIKIVQNRLNTDLAIEGILMTMYDGRLRLCNQVVSEVRRHFEELVFESIVHRNTRLSEAPSFGKPVILYDAESKGTLNYLNLAKEILQKNNLTKIKQEDRVLTEVQHDKS
- a CDS encoding metal-dependent hydrolase, with the translated sequence MNLTYFGHATFQVEIKGKKILFDPFVTYNELAKGKVDVNTIEADYIFLSHGHQDHVADAAGIATRTGAKVVAVWEVCTWMQNQGVDNVHHMNTGGKWTFDFGTVKTVVAQHSSSFPDGSYAGNPVGFVFKTDEGNFYYSGDTALTLDMQLIPDWVVPDFAVLPIGDDLTMGADDAVRAAQMVKTKKVVGVHYDTFGYIKLDKDAARSTFSKGGIALELPAIGQTIKL
- a CDS encoding NADPH-dependent FMN reductase, encoding MLYTVISGTNRKASNTQKIAEVYLELLKEKGIEAQLLSLVGLNTLERTPELESVEKKYLIPAGKFIFIVPEYNGSFPGVLKALMDNSDIQKAWWGKKALLTGVSTGRAGNLRGMEHLTGVLHYLKVSVYYDKLPISVVDRLLDQEGKLTDPATLTVVGKQLDEFIAF
- the dapB gene encoding 4-hydroxy-tetrahydrodipicolinate reductase, whose product is MKIALIGYGKMGKAIEDLMPPRGHEAVLKIDEHNRPGLTAEQLREADVAIEFTGPDSAVDNILLCLDAGIPVVVGSTGWLKKWAQVKKVCEATQGTLLASSNFSVGVNIFFALNKRLAALMNTHPEYAVSVTEIHHTAKRDSPSGTAITLAEGIIGSLDRKKDWVNHLSDHPEELEIVSERVDPAPGTHKVRYTSDIDDIELIHTAHNRKGFALGALLAAEYIYGKKGIYTMQDVLGI